The nucleotide sequence GGGCGAATTCGTCCCAGCTTTTGCTGCGCAAGCCCGCTGTTGAGATGCCTGCGGTTTCTAGGGTTTGCAGGCCTATGGGGTTGGGTTGTTGGTTCTCACGTGGGCTGCTGCCAGCCGAGTAGCCGACGAAGCGGCCTTTGCCGATGTGGTTGAGTGTGGCTTCGGCCAAGATGCTGCGGGCCGAGTTGTGGGTGCACAAAAACAAAACGCGGATGGGGGAGGTTTCGGACATGGGTGGTCTTTCTTGGTCAGGGAAACGGGGTTTGGCAAGAGCGTTAGCAGCCGCGCTCAGCAGCCGCAGCCAGCCATATTGGCGCTTTTGTTTGACACCTCCAAGTCACAGGCTTGGCCTTGGCAGCAGTGTTCTGTGAGGTAGGCCAGCACGCCGTTCATGTGGGCGAAGTTGGCGCGGTAGATGAGGTTACGTCCACGCTGCTGCGCCGCCACCAAGCCCGAGTGCGTCAGCTCTTTCAGGTGGAATGACAAGGCGCTGGGTGATGTCTGCAGCTGCTGGGCCAGCACACCGGGCGTCAGACCATCTATCCCCGCGACCACCAAAGCTTTGAAGGTGCGCAGCCTTTGGGCCTGGGCCAAGGCGGTGAGGGCTTTGAGGGTTTGGGTCTCGTCCAAAACGGTGGCGGCTGCCGTGCAGTCTACGGGGTCGAGTGGGATTAATGCATTCATATTTCAATGATACTTGAAATATTGAATTAACCATTGTTTGCCAATGATTTCGGCACTGGAGTGGGCTTGGTCGATGTGGGGCTATGTCATGGAAGTTTCATAGGAATGCCTTGGTTGCGTCATCTTGGCTGCGCACAATTTCCGTCTAGAAGCACCGTAGAGGACCGGGGGCAGGTCTAGATGGCTTCTAAGTAGCGCAGTTTTTACTAAAAGCAAAAATAGGAGTGCACCGTGACGAACCTCAATCGCATCGAAGTGCGTGATTCAAGCCCCAGCGCAGTCGCTGGCATTGCCAACCCCGCCACTACCCAGAATTCAGCAGCCCGCAACATCGAAGTCTCATGGGCACGCCATTTGGACGATGTGCGCGCCGCACAGCGCTTGCGCTATGACGTGTTCGCCACCGAAATGGGAGCCCGCCTCAGCACGACTTTGCCGGGCCATGACATCGACTTGTTTGATAATTTTTGCGAGCACCTGCTGGTGCGCGACCAAGCCACCCAACACGTGATTGGCACCTACCGCGTGTTGACCCCTGTGCAAGCTAAGCGGGTGGGCAGTACTTACAGCGATACCGAGTTTGATTTGACCCGCTTGCGCACCTTGCGTGACCGCATGGTGGAGTTGGGCCGCAGCTGCGTGCACCCCGACCACCGCCATGGCGGCGTGATCATGGCGCTGTGGAGCGCTTTGGCCGAGTTCATGGTGCGCAACCAACTCGATACCATGATTGGTTGTGCCAGCGTGCCCATGTTGCATAACGGCATTGTGAGTGGTGACGTGGCTGCCAGCATCTGGCGCCAAGTGCAGCAAACCCACTTGGCACCTATTGAATACCACGTGCGCCCGCGTTTGCCCTTGCCTATCGACAAGCTGGACTCCACCCTCAACGTGGAGCCACCGGCATTGATCAAAGGCTACTTGCGCTTAGGTGCCAAAGTACTGGGTGCCCCGGCATGGGACCCAGACTTCAATTCGGCGGATTTGCCAATGCTCATGCGCATTGCCGATTTGCCTGCCCGTTACCGCAAACACTTTCTGGGGGCGTAATGTTGGCTGGCTTCGACGCCCTGGGTGCAAACTGGCAGGGCGTCACCGCCAGCGCCAGCACCGAAGTTGACGACGACTCTGGCCCCCTGCGCTACCGGGCCATTTTTATATCTGACATCCACCTAGGTACCGCCGGCTGTCAAGCCACCGCCCTGCTGGATTTCATGAAGCACCACTCCAGCGACTACCTGTACTTGGTGGGTGACATTGTGGATGGCTGGCAACTGCGCCGTCGCTGGTTTTGGCCCCAAGCCCATAACGACGTGGTGCAAAAAATGCTGCGTCAAGCCCGCAAAGGCTGCAAGGTCGTGTTTATTCCGGGTAACCACGACGAATTTGCCCGCGCCTTTGTGGGCCACCATTTTGGCGGGGTTGAGGTGTTGGAAGACACCGTGCACACCACAGCCGATGGGCGTGCCTTGTGGGTCACCCATGGTGACTACTTTGATGGCGTGATTCAGTGTGCCAAGTGGCTGGCTTACGTGGGTGACAACTTGTATGAGTTCACCCTCAAGATCAACCGCTACCTCAACACCTTGCGCGCCCGCATGGGGCTACCGTATTGGTCACTCTCTGCCTATTTGAAAAACAAGGTCAAAACGGCAGTGAACTATGTGACGGACTTTGAGGTGGCTGTCGCCAATGAGGCGCGTCAGCGAGGCCACCAGGGCGTGGTGTGCGGCCACATTCACCGCGCCGAGATGCGCACCATTGACGGAATTTTGTATTGCAACGATGGCGACTGGGTAGAAAGCCGCAGCGCCTTGGTTGAACATATGGATGGCCGCTTAGAGCTGGTGTATTGGGGCAGTGAGCCCGGTAAGCCAGACGCCGCCGCCACAGCTCCCCGCCAACTAGCCCATTCTTCCCTATGAAATTAGCTCTTGTGACTGATGCTTGGCAACCCCAAGTCAACGGCGTCGTGACCACTCTGGTGGAGTTGGTACGTGAAATGGAGTTGCAGGGGCATGAGGTGCTGGTCATCCACCCAGGCTTGTTTCGCACCCGCCCATGTCCAGGCTACGATGGCATTGACTTGGCTGTGCGTCCAGCCAAGCGCCTCTCGGAGTTGCTGAGCACTGCCAATCCAGATGCCATCCACTTGGCCACAGAAGGCCCCTTGGGCTGGGCCGCGCGTAGCTACTGTCTCAAGCGCAAGCTGGCGTTTACCACGGCATTTCACACGCGTTTCCCTGAGATTCTGAAGGCAGCCCTCAAAGTGCCTTTGTGGCTAGGCTATGCCTTGTTCAGGCACTTTCACCGCCCGTCCTCCGGTGTCTTGGTTCCTACACCCAGCGTGATGCATATGCTGCAGTCGCGGGGCTTTAAGAACCTGCGTAACTGGACACATGGCGTGGACACCCAGCTGTTTGGGTACCAAGGCCTACCTGAGGTCTACAGCCCCTTGGGCGCTTTAGCGCGCCCTGTCTCACTGTTTGTGGGCCGGGTGTCGTATGAAAAAAATATTGAGGCTTTCTTGAAACTTGATGTGCCCGGAACCAAGGTGGTGTGCGGGGTGGGGCCTTTGGAGGAGTCGCTGAAAGAACGCTACCCGCATGTGCGCTGGCTGGGCGTTTTACCTAGGCCTGAGCTTGCGCGAGTGTATGCAGCCGCAGATGTGTTTGTGATGCCGAGTCAGTCGGAAACCTTTGGCTTGGTCATGCTGGAGGCCATGTCCTGTGGTACTCCGGTGGTTGCCTACCCTGTGGAGGGGCCATTGGAGGTGATGGGTAGCCCAGCTTTGGGTGGGGTTTTGGAAGACGATTTGGCGGTAGGGTGGTATCGTGCGCTAACCGTTTCACGCCATGAGGCGCGGGCGCGGGCGTTGACCTTTAGCTGGGCGCATGCTTCGCAGTTGTTTGCGGGGTTTTTGGTGCCATGCAAACGGGGGCAGACATTTGACAAGCTAGTTGCAGCTTAGGTGTCATGGTTTCGTAATGTGACTGGTCAACAATTTGTCACCATGTTGTCATAGTCAGGTAGGTATTCATGTCATCCATCGCACAACGCACCCGTTCCAATGTGTCCACAGACGCATTTGAGCTGCTAGACCGCGATCACAGTCTCATTGCATTTAACGAGCGTGTACTGAGCTGGGCCATTCGAGAAGATGTGCCTTTGTTAGAGCGCTTGCGGTTTTTGTGCATTGTTTCGTCGAATTTGGACGAATTTTTTGAGGTGCGCGCCGAGCCTCACTTGGCGGCCAGTCAAGCGCATGACCATAAGGGCGCGTTTACTGTGAGCTCGTTTGAGAAGCTCAGTGCCGCCTTACACAAGCTGGTGGCGCAGCAGTATGCGCTGTACAACGAGAAGCTCTTGCCCGCGTTCGAGCGAGAGGGTATTCGTATCGTGTCGCATGCGGAGCGCAATGCCGTGCAGCGCAAATGGGTACGCCAGTACTTCTTGCGCGAAGTGCGCCCCTTGTTGATCCCCGTGGGCTTAGACCCTTCGCACCCCTTCCCGCAGGTGGCTAACAAGTCCTTGAACTTCATTGTGCGGTTGGGCGGTAAAGATGCTTTTGGGCGTGAGAACGACATTGCCATTGTCAAAATTCCTCGCGTGCTGCCGCGCTTCATTCGGATGCCTGAGAAAGTGGCTGGCACGGCGGCCGCCTTTGTCTCGTTGTCGAGCGTGATTCGCGCCCATTTGGATGAGCTGTTCTTGGGCCGTACGGTGGGGCAGTTTTCTCAGTTCCGCGTCACACGCCACTCGGACTTAGCGGTAGACGAAGACGACGTGCAGAACCTGCGGACCGCACTACGCCAAGGCCTGGTGCATCGGAATTACGGGCAGGCCGTGCGCTTAGAGGTTTCGGCGGGGTGCTCTGAACATTTGGCGAGTTTCCTGCTTAAGCAATTTGATTTACCTGCAGAGTCTTTGTACCGCGTGCACGGGCCGGTTAATTTGGTGAGGTTGACACAGCTCATTGACTTGGTGAATCGGCCCGAGTTGGGCTTCACGCCCTACCAAGCGTCCTACCCGGTGCAAGTGAACCAAAACCAGTCCATCTTTGAGCAGTTGCAACGCGGTGACATTTTGATTCACCAGCCGTTTGAGAGCTTTGATGGGGTGTTGGCCTTTTTGCGACAGGCAGTGCAAGACCCTCATGTGTTGGCCATCAAGCAAACCATTTACCGCACCGGTGCGCAATCGGAGTTGATGGATCTGCTGCGTGAAGCCGTGCGGCGTGGCAAAGAGGTCACCGCGGTTGTAGAGCTAAAGGCACGCTTTGACGAAGAAGCCAACATCAACTGGGCAGAGATGTTGGAGTCCATTGGTGCACAAGTGGTGTATGGCGTGGTGGGCTTGAAAACCCACGCCAAGATGATGCTGGTAACCCGGCGCGAAGGAAAGACACTCAAACGCTACGGCCATTTGTCAACCGGTAACTACAACCCGCGTACCGCACGCTTGTACACCGATGTCAGTCACCTTACCGCCGATGTCGCCTTGACTACGGACATGGAACATGTGTTTGTGCATTTGGCCA is from Rhodoferax aquaticus and encodes:
- a CDS encoding glycosyltransferase family 4 protein; its protein translation is MKLALVTDAWQPQVNGVVTTLVELVREMELQGHEVLVIHPGLFRTRPCPGYDGIDLAVRPAKRLSELLSTANPDAIHLATEGPLGWAARSYCLKRKLAFTTAFHTRFPEILKAALKVPLWLGYALFRHFHRPSSGVLVPTPSVMHMLQSRGFKNLRNWTHGVDTQLFGYQGLPEVYSPLGALARPVSLFVGRVSYEKNIEAFLKLDVPGTKVVCGVGPLEESLKERYPHVRWLGVLPRPELARVYAAADVFVMPSQSETFGLVMLEAMSCGTPVVAYPVEGPLEVMGSPALGGVLEDDLAVGWYRALTVSRHEARARALTFSWAHASQLFAGFLVPCKRGQTFDKLVAA
- a CDS encoding ArsR/SmtB family transcription factor → MNALIPLDPVDCTAAATVLDETQTLKALTALAQAQRLRTFKALVVAGIDGLTPGVLAQQLQTSPSALSFHLKELTHSGLVAAQQRGRNLIYRANFAHMNGVLAYLTEHCCQGQACDLEVSNKSANMAGCGC
- the ppk1 gene encoding polyphosphate kinase 1 — its product is MSSIAQRTRSNVSTDAFELLDRDHSLIAFNERVLSWAIREDVPLLERLRFLCIVSSNLDEFFEVRAEPHLAASQAHDHKGAFTVSSFEKLSAALHKLVAQQYALYNEKLLPAFEREGIRIVSHAERNAVQRKWVRQYFLREVRPLLIPVGLDPSHPFPQVANKSLNFIVRLGGKDAFGRENDIAIVKIPRVLPRFIRMPEKVAGTAAAFVSLSSVIRAHLDELFLGRTVGQFSQFRVTRHSDLAVDEDDVQNLRTALRQGLVHRNYGQAVRLEVSAGCSEHLASFLLKQFDLPAESLYRVHGPVNLVRLTQLIDLVNRPELGFTPYQASYPVQVNQNQSIFEQLQRGDILIHQPFESFDGVLAFLRQAVQDPHVLAIKQTIYRTGAQSELMDLLREAVRRGKEVTAVVELKARFDEEANINWAEMLESIGAQVVYGVVGLKTHAKMMLVTRREGKTLKRYGHLSTGNYNPRTARLYTDVSHLTADVALTTDMEHVFVHLASQSRLPKLSKLLMAPFDLQRKLISKIDALGLAAASGKSTRIVAKMNALTDEALIRSLMRAGQRGVEIDLIVRGACMLPAQVPGVTDNIRVRSIIGRFLEHSRVFYFRQGTEDELYLSSADWMNRNMVRRVELAWPVTDEAQRQRLVDECLVAYMHDGLDAWDMGADGVYTPCQTSADSHAHAAQAALMARYARLG
- a CDS encoding UDP-2,3-diacylglucosamine diphosphatase, whose translation is MLAGFDALGANWQGVTASASTEVDDDSGPLRYRAIFISDIHLGTAGCQATALLDFMKHHSSDYLYLVGDIVDGWQLRRRWFWPQAHNDVVQKMLRQARKGCKVVFIPGNHDEFARAFVGHHFGGVEVLEDTVHTTADGRALWVTHGDYFDGVIQCAKWLAYVGDNLYEFTLKINRYLNTLRARMGLPYWSLSAYLKNKVKTAVNYVTDFEVAVANEARQRGHQGVVCGHIHRAEMRTIDGILYCNDGDWVESRSALVEHMDGRLELVYWGSEPGKPDAAATAPRQLAHSSL
- a CDS encoding GNAT family N-acetyltransferase: MANPATTQNSAARNIEVSWARHLDDVRAAQRLRYDVFATEMGARLSTTLPGHDIDLFDNFCEHLLVRDQATQHVIGTYRVLTPVQAKRVGSTYSDTEFDLTRLRTLRDRMVELGRSCVHPDHRHGGVIMALWSALAEFMVRNQLDTMIGCASVPMLHNGIVSGDVAASIWRQVQQTHLAPIEYHVRPRLPLPIDKLDSTLNVEPPALIKGYLRLGAKVLGAPAWDPDFNSADLPMLMRIADLPARYRKHFLGA